One genomic region from Campylobacter sp. RM5004 encodes:
- the topA gene encoding type I DNA topoisomerase, producing MSNTLIIVESPSKAKTISKFVSSDYSVIASKGHIRDLPKNRLGISIDNGHFEPDYEISKTHAGIVKELKSLSKGTKVLLATDEDREGEAIAYHLANILGGDVLSYDRIVFHEITKDAILNAIKHPRKIDLNSVNAQQARRMLDRIVGFKLSGLLSSKVASKLSAGRVQSAALRLIVLKEREIRNFVSIEYYELDTKFKQDLEVELIEYEGKKIAKTSLTDKALADEILKHIKGARFSVDEVNIKERKDSPKPPFMTSTLQQAASSKLGFSPKKTMMLAQTLYEGVQTHAGFMGAITYMRTDSLNLSEEAIKAAREQINKDYGKEYVPSKARIYETKNKGAQEAHEAIRVTNTAFTPAIAKEYLKPDEYKLYKLIYDRFLMTQMADARIENNTIYITSDKAKFKLSGRRVLFDGHLKLNDDASGDKILPNLNKGDEMTLQSAKVKTLHTEPPARYNEASLIKQLEELGIGRPSTYAPTTSLLIDRDYVNVEKKQLIPSEKGEKIIEFLEEHFMQIVDAKFTSTMEERLDEIATHGRDLDEVLNEFYEPFITKINDGKTSIQSQKQVEKLGENCPDCGKELLIREGRFGKFIACSGYPKCKYSRNLNETANETKEEKPKKEVVKLEVPCPKCGGDLVQRFSKRGAFYGCSNYPKCNFISSYPLAKEKCECGGTMIIKELKKGTFLECLECKQKTNKE from the coding sequence ATGAGTAATACCCTAATAATAGTAGAATCACCTAGCAAAGCAAAAACAATTTCAAAATTTGTAAGCAGTGATTACTCAGTAATCGCTAGTAAAGGTCATATTAGGGATTTACCTAAAAATAGGCTTGGAATTAGTATAGACAATGGACATTTTGAGCCTGATTATGAAATAAGCAAAACTCATGCAGGTATAGTAAAAGAGCTAAAAAGCCTTAGCAAAGGTACAAAAGTTTTACTTGCAACGGATGAGGATCGTGAAGGAGAAGCGATTGCTTATCATCTTGCAAATATCTTAGGCGGCGATGTTTTAAGCTATGATAGAATTGTATTTCACGAAATTACAAAAGATGCTATATTAAACGCTATAAAACACCCTAGAAAAATAGATTTAAACAGCGTAAATGCCCAACAAGCAAGACGCATGTTAGATAGAATTGTGGGCTTTAAACTAAGTGGCTTGCTATCAAGCAAAGTTGCTAGTAAGCTAAGTGCTGGAAGAGTTCAAAGTGCAGCCTTAAGATTAATCGTATTAAAAGAGCGTGAAATTAGAAATTTCGTAAGCATTGAATATTATGAACTTGATACTAAATTTAAACAAGATTTAGAAGTAGAATTAATAGAATATGAAGGCAAAAAAATAGCAAAAACAAGCCTAACTGATAAAGCCTTAGCTGATGAGATTTTAAAACACATTAAAGGTGCTAGATTTAGCGTAGATGAAGTAAATATAAAAGAGCGTAAAGATAGCCCAAAACCACCTTTTATGACCTCAACACTTCAACAAGCTGCTAGCTCAAAATTAGGCTTTTCTCCGAAAAAAACAATGATGTTAGCACAGACTTTATATGAAGGCGTTCAAACTCATGCAGGTTTTATGGGTGCTATTACTTATATGAGAACAGATAGCTTAAACTTAAGCGAAGAAGCAATTAAGGCTGCAAGAGAGCAAATTAACAAAGATTATGGAAAAGAATATGTTCCAAGCAAAGCAAGAATTTATGAGACAAAAAATAAAGGCGCTCAAGAAGCTCACGAAGCAATTCGTGTAACTAATACAGCCTTTACTCCAGCAATTGCTAAAGAGTATTTAAAACCAGATGAATATAAATTATATAAGCTAATTTATGATAGATTTTTGATGACTCAAATGGCTGATGCAAGGATAGAAAATAATACGATTTATATCACAAGCGATAAGGCTAAGTTTAAATTAAGTGGAAGAAGAGTGCTATTTGATGGGCATTTAAAACTTAATGATGATGCTAGTGGAGATAAAATATTGCCTAATTTAAATAAAGGTGATGAAATGACTTTACAAAGTGCTAAAGTAAAGACACTTCATACAGAACCACCTGCAAGATACAATGAAGCAAGTCTTATTAAACAGCTTGAAGAATTAGGCATAGGAAGACCTTCTACATACGCTCCTACAACAAGCCTTTTAATAGATAGAGATTATGTAAATGTTGAGAAAAAACAGCTAATTCCTAGTGAAAAAGGCGAGAAAATTATAGAATTTTTAGAAGAGCATTTTATGCAAATTGTAGATGCTAAATTTACTAGTACTATGGAAGAGCGTTTAGATGAGATTGCAACCCATGGGCGTGATTTAGATGAAGTTTTAAACGAATTTTATGAGCCATTTATTACAAAAATAAATGATGGAAAAACAAGCATTCAAAGTCAAAAACAAGTTGAAAAATTAGGCGAAAATTGTCCTGATTGTGGCAAAGAATTATTAATTCGTGAAGGAAGATTTGGCAAATTCATAGCTTGTAGTGGCTATCCTAAATGCAAATATTCAAGGAATTTAAACGAAACAGCAAACGAAACGAAAGAAGAAAAACCAAAAAAAGAAGTAGTAAAGCTTGAAGTTCCTTGCCCTAAATGTGGTGGGGATTTAGTGCAAAGATTTTCTAAGCGTGGAGCATTTTATGGATGTAGCAACTATCCAAAATGTAATTTTATAAGCTCATATCCATTAGCTAAAGAAAAATGTGAATGTGGTGGAACTATGATTATTAAAGAGCTTAAAAAAGGAACATTTTTAGAATGCTTAGAATGTAAGCAAAAAACAAACAAGGAATAA
- the arsB gene encoding ACR3 family arsenite efflux transporter, with product MKNDISFFEKNLSFWVIICMIIGTLLGYLMPNFANVLKSLEYANISFIMLILLWVMIIPMFLKIDFTSLKHSLQNPKGLYLTWFINWLFKPFLMYLVAILFFKYIYNFENYYEFLAGAVLLGVAPCTAMVFVWAKLTRANANYTLIQVASNDLIILFAFVPISSFLLNRSDISISFTTLILSTILYVFLPLFISVFIRHKVIKKKGLEYYEKSFLPSFDRFTMLGLLLTLITIFIFQGQNIINNPILIVLISIVLIIQTFIVFLVGFYLSLKLKLPFEIASASILIGASNFFELAVGVSIALFGLGSFATLVCVVGVLVEVPLMLFLVKIVNINKNRFKD from the coding sequence ATGAAAAATGATATTAGTTTTTTTGAAAAAAACTTAAGTTTTTGGGTGATTATATGTATGATAATTGGCACTTTGCTTGGCTATCTTATGCCTAATTTTGCTAATGTTTTAAAATCATTAGAATACGCAAATATATCTTTTATAATGCTAATTTTGCTTTGGGTTATGATAATACCTATGTTTTTAAAAATTGATTTTACAAGTCTAAAACATAGCCTTCAAAATCCAAAAGGTTTATATTTAACTTGGTTTATAAATTGGCTTTTTAAACCATTTTTGATGTATTTAGTAGCGATTTTATTTTTTAAGTATATTTATAATTTTGAAAATTATTATGAATTTTTAGCTGGTGCTGTCTTGCTTGGGGTTGCACCTTGCACCGCTATGGTATTTGTATGGGCTAAGCTAACTCGTGCAAATGCTAATTATACTTTGATACAAGTTGCTAGTAATGATTTGATAATTTTGTTTGCCTTTGTGCCTATATCTTCATTTTTACTTAATAGGAGTGATATTAGCATTTCATTTACAACGCTAATTTTATCTACAATTTTATATGTATTTTTACCACTTTTTATAAGCGTTTTTATAAGGCATAAAGTAATTAAGAAAAAAGGTTTAGAGTATTACGAAAAATCATTTTTGCCTAGTTTTGATAGATTTACAATGCTTGGGCTTTTGCTAACTTTGATAACTATTTTTATTTTTCAAGGGCAAAATATCATAAATAATCCTATTTTGATAGTTCTTATTTCAATAGTTTTAATCATTCAAACTTTTATTGTTTTTTTAGTAGGATTTTATTTATCACTAAAGTTAAAACTACCATTTGAAATAGCTTCAGCAAGTATTTTAATAGGTGCTTCAAATTTCTTTGAACTTGCTGTTGGAGTTAGCATTGCTTTGTTTGGACTTGGCTCTTTTGCTACCTTAGTTTGTGTTGTTGGCGTGCTTGTTGAAGTGCCATTAATGTTGTTTTTGGTAAAAATTGTTAATATAAATAAAAATAGATTTAAGGACTAA
- a CDS encoding flagellar hook capping FlgD N-terminal domain-containing protein, whose product MAISPMNNTMSSVRTDISKQNVDNLTKKQRDAGFSLDNTTHTSDIKKQEAEAKALKEADGTNPNAKISQEAFMRLLLEELKHQDPTSPMDSDKMLTQTSQLAALETQEKTNKTMDELAKRMELLSNSVGIGMINSVGKMAILKKDGFTHDGKAVDLPFNLYFPNGAPNDVRIGVFNDKYEQIDGFTISKDHIIKGNNNFLWDTRYEDGTIREKGEFKFLAEYEDENGNIVKIPSGYFKIDGVTFEDGKAYLNAGDLQISFDEVKQFQDEKL is encoded by the coding sequence ATGGCAATTTCACCTATGAATAATACAATGAGTAGTGTAAGAACTGACATATCAAAACAAAATGTAGATAATTTAACTAAAAAGCAAAGAGATGCAGGATTTAGCTTAGATAATACAACTCATACAAGTGATATTAAAAAGCAAGAAGCAGAAGCTAAAGCTTTAAAAGAAGCTGATGGAACAAACCCTAATGCTAAGATTTCTCAAGAAGCTTTTATGAGATTATTGCTTGAAGAGTTAAAACATCAAGACCCAACAAGCCCTATGGATAGTGATAAAATGCTAACCCAAACAAGCCAATTAGCAGCACTTGAAACCCAAGAAAAAACTAATAAAACAATGGATGAGCTTGCAAAAAGAATGGAATTACTTAGCAATAGCGTTGGAATTGGAATGATTAATTCAGTTGGTAAAATGGCAATACTTAAAAAAGATGGCTTTACTCATGATGGTAAGGCAGTGGATTTACCATTTAACTTATACTTTCCAAATGGTGCTCCAAACGATGTAAGAATTGGAGTATTTAATGATAAATACGAACAAATTGATGGTTTTACTATAAGTAAAGACCATATTATAAAAGGAAATAACAATTTCTTGTGGGATACAAGATATGAAGATGGAACTATTAGAGAAAAGGGCGAATTCAAATTCCTTGCAGAATACGAAGATGAAAATGGAAATATAGTAAAAATTCCTAGTGGATATTTTAAAATAGACGGAGTTACCTTTGAAGATGGCAAGGCTTATTTAAACGCTGGAGATTTACAAATAAGCTTTGATGAAGTTAAACAATTTCAGGATGAAAAACTATGA
- a CDS encoding hydrogenase-4 component G has protein sequence MSISSVGSSGFTMPKSVKTQDDARNAIKDNLKNIGIDLGDRDLSSVSGKDITNAYIAQSMQLSSTQFSVQGNIASFSKNEMQLSTFLGTLGKLGSGFENLQDLTPAKAKELISEDGYWGSKQTGDRIAGFVLAGAGDDIEKLKAGREGIMRGFKQADKMLGGFSKGYDDIANATIERAVKAIDDKIAELGGNLVDIKA, from the coding sequence ATGAGTATTAGTTCAGTTGGCTCAAGCGGCTTTACAATGCCAAAAAGCGTAAAAACTCAAGATGATGCAAGAAATGCAATAAAAGACAATTTAAAAAATATAGGAATTGACTTAGGAGATAGGGACTTAAGTAGTGTTAGTGGTAAGGATATTACTAATGCTTATATAGCACAAAGCATGCAATTAAGTTCTACTCAATTCAGCGTTCAAGGAAATATCGCAAGTTTTTCAAAAAACGAAATGCAGCTTAGCACTTTCTTAGGGACTTTAGGCAAATTAGGAAGTGGTTTTGAAAATTTACAAGACTTAACACCTGCAAAAGCAAAAGAATTAATTAGCGAAGATGGCTACTGGGGAAGTAAGCAAACAGGCGATAGAATAGCTGGTTTTGTTCTAGCTGGTGCTGGAGATGATATAGAAAAACTAAAAGCTGGTCGTGAAGGTATCATGCGTGGGTTTAAACAAGCTGATAAAATGCTAGGTGGATTTAGCAAAGGTTATGATGATATTGCAAATGCTACAATAGAAAGAGCTGTAAAAGCAATAGATGACAAAATTGCTGAATTAGGCGGAAATCTAGTAGATATTAAAGCATAA
- a CDS encoding arsenate reductase ArsC, protein MKVAFICVHNSCRSQIAEALAKSKGLKGIEFYSAGTSLKPINPKAIKYLKSEFDIDISKEKSKLIDSLTDIDYVITMGCNVKCPSLKHNIARLDFGVADPSEYDEKEFIKTIYEIDKKINEFLKNIGVLDEK, encoded by the coding sequence ATGAAAGTAGCTTTTATTTGCGTGCATAATTCTTGCAGAAGCCAAATCGCTGAAGCTTTAGCAAAATCAAAAGGCTTAAAAGGAATTGAGTTTTATTCAGCAGGAACATCTTTAAAGCCTATTAATCCTAAGGCTATTAAATATCTAAAAAGCGAGTTTGATATAGATATAAGCAAAGAAAAATCAAAGCTAATTGATAGCCTTACTGATATTGATTATGTGATAACTATGGGGTGTAATGTAAAATGCCCTAGCTTAAAGCATAATATCGCAAGGCTTGATTTTGGAGTAGCTGACCCTAGTGAATATGATGAAAAAGAATTTATTAAAACAATTTATGAAATAGACAAAAAAATCAATGAATTTTTAAAAAACATAGGAGTTTTAGATGAAAAATGA
- a CDS encoding permease has product MEFTSEKLLSFFYEFLFLTAEISFLFIFINMIMFYINSRYSFNKYLKNNVFSYFIAIFLGSITTFCSCSTIPVFNSLIKNNINHGVASAFLLTSPLINPMLITMLLSAFGFSITFYYIIYIVIFVFIISYLIGLIPARLLLKDIITKEFQFNQNVKLNLYECLYKSLKSYKDIFYYVLFGMLIGAFLHNFMPVEFIKDYLSSFGIYGIFLASFVGLLLYIQTCLIIPLGVTLINVGFPIGIFFSFLIAGGGCSLPELILLKSMFKTRMMIIFILSVLAMANVFGILLYLFY; this is encoded by the coding sequence ATGGAATTTACAAGCGAAAAATTACTCTCATTTTTTTATGAGTTTTTGTTTTTAACTGCTGAAATAAGCTTTTTATTTATTTTTATCAATATGATTATGTTTTATATTAATTCAAGGTATAGCTTTAATAAATATTTAAAAAATAATGTTTTTTCATATTTTATAGCAATATTTTTAGGCTCAATTACTACTTTTTGTTCTTGTTCAACTATACCTGTTTTTAATTCTTTAATTAAAAACAATATTAATCACGGAGTAGCTAGTGCTTTTTTACTAACTTCGCCATTAATTAATCCTATGCTAATTACTATGCTACTTAGTGCATTTGGTTTTAGCATAACTTTTTATTACATTATTTATATAGTTATATTTGTATTTATTATAAGCTATTTAATAGGTTTAATACCTGCAAGATTGCTATTAAAAGATATTATAACTAAAGAATTTCAGTTCAATCAAAATGTCAAGCTTAATTTATATGAATGTCTATACAAGTCTTTAAAATCATATAAGGATATTTTTTATTATGTATTATTTGGTATGTTAATAGGTGCTTTTTTGCATAATTTTATGCCTGTTGAGTTTATTAAAGATTATTTATCTAGTTTTGGAATTTATGGTATATTTTTAGCTAGTTTTGTTGGTTTATTACTTTATATACAAACTTGCTTGATTATTCCACTAGGAGTAACTTTAATAAATGTTGGGTTTCCTATCGGTATATTTTTTAGCTTTTTGATTGCTGGTGGCGGCTGCTCTTTACCAGAACTTATACTCTTAAAATCAATGTTTAAAACTCGCATGATGATTATATTTATACTTAGTGTTCTTGCTATGGCAAATGTTTTTGGGATATTGCTTTATTTATTTTACTAA
- the ciaB gene encoding invasion protein CiaB, translating into MLSEIIKNHELNLFNLYNLKNTSEHELSKIINNALDELGLENNDLNFNSFLLRIIELNTTNYENTCKKNNINLTKAKNLAYKIAKEFYEKRHLELITNLSPYLDEFYIDLLHLVHKIGLIFNSIQPKWDEVINKNNEFFKSLENPYDFIKNNKLYYLDEKGEIATRIYALAINLDTKPELKPYSEYFSDEFRKIDEYFNEFFAKNHKNEPYIKYLKALQNALMSKELSLKPFQDAEIAWMGVKDFIQVGHFLEYYEDAFTHSVAIEWDIRIDDSYNFNNENFVNKMKTSLNKIYKDSNINCISALNLSLANLNKIELHISKPAIYYGAELNGLFSAQVVPNDEFVSANYGKKIFAFLDFVYKKAKSKPKTMLNQKVFSKDYNDYTQSVLDDEFLWKKIYEISTIGHEAGHIFFIDSDTESLMNKDGVFKNIEEFKASAGGVYDFLNNLDEKYKKPLLANITSRAISLMAYKSTKEIEPYYCEGLIFLEILFKSEVLKLGENTLVEVDLNRFSGFANEFLKVYLNLAKTYLNKENANNFLKNYVVLKDLEYISKNENIVKLGDEYRRLYDEYANVLIKGE; encoded by the coding sequence ATGTTAAGTGAAATTATAAAAAATCACGAATTAAACTTATTTAATTTATATAATCTAAAAAATACAAGCGAACACGAATTAAGCAAAATAATAAATAATGCCTTAGATGAATTAGGCTTAGAAAATAATGATTTAAACTTTAATTCTTTCTTATTAAGAATTATTGAATTAAACACTACAAATTATGAAAATACTTGCAAGAAAAATAATATTAATTTAACTAAGGCAAAAAACTTAGCTTATAAAATAGCAAAAGAATTTTATGAAAAAAGACATTTAGAATTAATCACAAATCTAAGCCCTTATTTAGATGAGTTTTATATAGATTTATTACATTTAGTGCATAAAATCGGGCTTATTTTTAATAGTATTCAGCCAAAATGGGATGAAGTAATTAATAAAAATAATGAGTTTTTTAAAAGCTTAGAAAATCCTTATGACTTTATTAAAAATAATAAACTTTATTATCTTGATGAAAAAGGCGAAATCGCAACTAGGATTTACGCACTTGCTATTAATTTAGACACTAAACCAGAACTAAAACCATACTCTGAGTATTTTAGCGATGAGTTTAGAAAAATTGATGAATATTTTAATGAATTTTTTGCTAAAAATCACAAAAATGAGCCTTATATAAAATATCTTAAAGCCTTGCAAAATGCTTTAATGAGTAAAGAATTAAGCCTTAAGCCTTTTCAAGATGCTGAGATTGCTTGGATGGGGGTAAAAGACTTTATTCAAGTAGGACATTTCTTAGAATACTATGAAGATGCTTTCACTCACTCGGTTGCTATTGAATGGGATATTAGAATTGATGATTCATATAATTTTAATAATGAAAACTTTGTAAATAAAATGAAGACAAGCCTAAATAAAATCTATAAAGATAGCAATATAAATTGTATAAGTGCATTAAATCTTAGCCTTGCAAATCTAAATAAAATAGAACTTCATATAAGCAAACCTGCGATTTATTACGGAGCTGAGCTAAATGGTTTATTTTCAGCTCAAGTTGTGCCAAATGATGAATTTGTATCGGCAAATTATGGCAAAAAAATCTTCGCATTTTTAGATTTTGTCTATAAAAAAGCAAAATCAAAACCAAAAACTATGCTAAATCAAAAAGTATTTAGCAAAGACTACAACGACTATACACAAAGCGTTTTAGATGATGAGTTTTTATGGAAAAAGATTTATGAAATTAGCACAATAGGACATGAAGCAGGACATATTTTCTTTATAGATAGCGATACTGAAAGCCTTATGAATAAAGATGGAGTATTTAAAAATATTGAAGAATTTAAAGCTAGTGCTGGTGGGGTGTATGATTTTTTAAATAACTTAGATGAAAAATATAAAAAGCCACTTTTAGCAAATATTACAAGCCGTGCAATATCTTTAATGGCTTATAAAAGCACTAAAGAAATAGAGCCGTATTATTGTGAAGGGCTTATATTTTTAGAGATTTTATTTAAAAGCGAAGTTTTAAAATTAGGCGAAAATACTTTAGTAGAAGTTGATTTAAATAGATTTAGTGGATTTGCTAATGAGTTTTTAAAAGTTTATTTAAATCTTGCTAAAACATATTTAAATAAAGAAAATGCGAATAATTTTTTAAAAAATTATGTAGTGTTAAAAGATTTAGAATACATTAGCAAAAACGAAAATATTGTAAAACTTGGCGATGAATATAGAAGACTTTATGATGAATACGCTAATGTTTTAATAAAAGGAGAATAA
- a CDS encoding (2Fe-2S)-binding protein has protein sequence MENQEKCFCCKVNPKDESIIGEYVCYCNKVTEDDIKSVIKKGAKTIQEVIKITQAMKNSNCVVNNPKGTCCYPDIVYVFNKSINQE, from the coding sequence ATGGAAAATCAAGAAAAATGCTTTTGTTGTAAGGTAAATCCTAAAGACGAAAGCATAATCGGTGAATACGTGTGTTATTGTAATAAAGTAACGGAAGATGATATTAAATCAGTGATTAAAAAAGGTGCAAAAACCATACAAGAAGTTATAAAAATAACTCAAGCTATGAAAAATAGCAATTGTGTTGTAAATAACCCAAAAGGCACTTGCTGTTATCCTGATATTGTTTATGTATTTAATAAGTCTATAAATCAAGAATAA
- a CDS encoding permease, with amino-acid sequence MEFSSEKLLSFFYEFLFLMCEITLLFIIINMIMAYINARFDLGKYLKNNVFSYLKAIFIGSLTPFCSCSTIPLFNSLLKNGINHGISFAYLLTSPLINPMIFTMLLAAFGLKIAIFYVIFIVVFVLIISLILGQMNPKSLLKDEFIKPKNVFFTKNHSQKTSILNQNTPCKCTTQQKLTLKDSFVKAVFGYIKVFKYIFLGMLVGAFFHNFIPQDLLSNYLANFGIFGIFLASLLGILLYVRTDLIIPLGVSLMNAGFPLGVLFSFLIAGGGCSLPELILLKSMFKTRMMIIFILSVLAMANVFGVLLYLFY; translated from the coding sequence ATGGAATTTTCAAGCGAAAAATTACTCTCATTTTTTTATGAGTTTTTGTTTTTGATGTGCGAGATTACCTTGCTTTTTATTATTATAAATATGATTATGGCTTATATTAACGCTAGGTTTGATTTAGGCAAATACCTTAAAAACAATGTTTTTTCATACCTAAAAGCTATTTTTATAGGCTCACTAACTCCGTTTTGCTCATGCTCAACGATACCGCTTTTTAACTCGCTTTTAAAAAATGGCATAAATCACGGGATAAGCTTTGCGTATTTGCTTACATCGCCGCTTATCAATCCTATGATTTTTACTATGCTTTTGGCTGCTTTTGGGCTAAAAATAGCTATATTTTATGTAATTTTTATAGTGGTTTTTGTGTTAATTATTAGCCTAATTTTAGGGCAAATGAATCCAAAATCACTTTTAAAAGATGAGTTTATAAAACCTAAAAATGTATTTTTTACAAAAAATCACAGCCAAAAAACAAGTATTTTAAACCAAAACACCCCTTGCAAATGCACCACGCAACAAAAACTAACCCTAAAAGATAGTTTTGTAAAGGCTGTTTTTGGATATATAAAAGTTTTTAAATATATATTTTTGGGAATGCTTGTAGGTGCATTTTTTCATAACTTTATCCCGCAAGATTTGCTTTCAAATTACCTTGCTAATTTTGGCATTTTTGGGATATTTCTAGCTAGCTTGCTTGGAATTTTGCTCTATGTTAGGACGGATTTGATTATCCCGCTTGGGGTTAGCCTTATGAATGCTGGGTTTCCTTTAGGAGTGCTTTTTAGCTTTTTGATTGCTGGTGGCGGGTGTTCTTTGCCAGAACTTATACTTTTAAAATCAATGTTTAAAACTCGTATGATGATTATATTTATACTTAGTGTTCTTGCTATGGCAAATGTTTTTGGAGTATTATTATATTTATTTTACTAA
- a CDS encoding metalloregulator ArsR/SmtB family transcription factor, with product MKDLLNYTAAINDETRLKIIAFLDIHKKLCVCGFDMIQSRISRHLKILKDAELLIASRERAYIFYEINYDSFYTKIILELLQDKNLSLPMLKKPMC from the coding sequence ATGAAAGATTTGTTAAATTACACAGCAGCGATAAACGATGAAACAAGACTTAAAATAATAGCTTTTTTAGACATTCATAAAAAACTTTGCGTTTGTGGTTTTGATATGATACAATCTCGTATTTCAAGGCATTTAAAGATTTTAAAAGACGCTGAATTATTAATTGCAAGTAGAGAGAGGGCGTATATTTTTTACGAGATAAATTATGATAGTTTTTATACAAAAATTATTCTAGAGCTTTTACAAGATAAGAATTTAAGCCTTCCTATGTTAAAAAAACCAATGTGTTAA
- a CDS encoding flagellar hook-basal body complex protein, with protein MMRSLYNGVSGVKTHSFGMDLLANNIANINTVGYKAAIPEFKDIFYQTGVDVGGLNNFGANQVGLAASGLSSTFSQKQGFLVASQNTFDVAIEGKGFYGIKDYDGNTYYTRNGAFNIDADYNLVDSFGRFVLGTMNAGFNASTMNDNIKQMYGNISSNAGYTISNNDLNIKLNEPNAQSPIKLPKTLFMNAIATTNVDVKANLSNEFKEVDEYTEIKNIELFAEDNKSTFKASNLEPNARIFLEVDRGSGSETIEAYANEFGELEKQISGNVKSFSAKQVKSVKVGAINKFDIATYDANGNIRKIDLQIQAIKDLDFKATAVLKDAKGNVLEEVSGNIIFNPDGSLKINELTNIGGINLNLGTAGGDNKGGYDGLTCIDNAKIERYVSADGYPAGILRDYNIDDRGNILANFTNGKSQAVAKFAIFNFINEQGLHKNGENEFSTTPDSGNAIFFKDANNDVINSYKIKSNYLEQSNVDLGTELTQVIVFQKAYEANAKSITTADQMLKRAIEMKK; from the coding sequence ATGATGCGTTCACTTTATAACGGAGTTAGTGGGGTAAAAACCCATAGCTTCGGAATGGATTTATTAGCAAATAATATTGCTAATATTAACACAGTAGGCTACAAGGCTGCTATTCCTGAGTTTAAAGATATTTTTTATCAAACAGGAGTTGATGTTGGTGGGCTTAATAATTTTGGAGCAAATCAAGTAGGACTTGCTGCAAGTGGTCTAAGCTCAACTTTTTCTCAAAAGCAAGGATTTTTAGTAGCAAGTCAAAATACCTTTGATGTTGCTATTGAAGGAAAAGGCTTTTATGGCATAAAAGATTATGACGGCAATACTTATTACACTAGAAATGGTGCTTTTAACATTGATGCTGATTATAATTTGGTTGATAGTTTTGGAAGATTTGTGCTTGGCACTATGAATGCAGGTTTTAATGCAAGTACCATGAATGATAATATTAAACAAATGTATGGAAATATTAGCTCAAACGCTGGTTATACAATATCAAATAATGATTTAAATATTAAACTAAATGAGCCAAATGCACAAAGCCCTATAAAATTGCCAAAAACACTTTTTATGAATGCAATTGCAACTACAAATGTAGATGTTAAGGCAAATCTTAGCAATGAATTTAAAGAAGTAGATGAATATACAGAAATTAAAAATATTGAGCTTTTTGCAGAAGATAATAAAAGCACTTTTAAAGCAAGTAATTTAGAACCAAATGCAAGAATATTTTTAGAAGTTGATAGAGGTAGCGGAAGCGAAACTATTGAAGCTTATGCAAATGAGTTTGGGGAATTAGAAAAGCAAATTAGTGGAAATGTAAAAAGCTTTAGTGCAAAACAAGTAAAGAGTGTAAAGGTAGGAGCTATTAATAAATTTGACATAGCAACTTATGATGCAAATGGAAATATAAGAAAGATTGATTTGCAAATTCAAGCGATAAAAGATTTAGATTTTAAGGCTACTGCTGTGTTAAAAGATGCTAAAGGAAATGTTTTAGAAGAAGTAAGTGGAAATATTATTTTTAATCCTGATGGCTCTTTAAAAATCAATGAGCTAACAAATATAGGTGGAATTAATCTAAATCTAGGAACAGCAGGTGGGGATAATAAAGGCGGTTATGATGGATTAACCTGCATTGATAATGCAAAAATAGAGCGTTATGTATCGGCTGATGGCTATCCTGCAGGTATTTTAAGAGATTACAATATTGATGATAGGGGAAATATATTAGCTAATTTTACAAATGGCAAATCTCAAGCTGTTGCTAAGTTTGCAATATTTAATTTTATAAATGAGCAAGGTCTTCATAAAAATGGCGAAAATGAATTTAGCACCACTCCTGATAGTGGAAATGCAATATTTTTTAAAGACGCAAATAATGATGTAATTAATTCATATAAGATTAAATCAAATTATTTAGAGCAAAGTAACGTTGATTTAGGCACAGAGCTTACTCAAGTTATTGTATTTCAAAAAGCCTATGAAGCAAATGCTAAAAGCATTACGACAGCTGATCAAATGCTAAAGCGTGCAATTGAGATGAAGAAATAA